The nucleotide sequence CCTCCTGGTGGGCACAGAGGAATTCAAACgtcaaaaccaaaaaagatGGATTACATCAGGAGTAATACACTCTAGTATCAGCATGGAAAAAGCAGACTTACCAGTTCCTCCTGCACTTGCTGGGCTCTCCTCTTCAGCTGAGCTCGATATTGACGGATCAAGAAATGCCTGGTTGAACACAAATCTGATTAGCCCAGTACCTCACCAGCATCAAGTATCATCTCACTTGTAATCACTGATCTGCAGAGACAGCTTCCCTTACCCCATCTCAGACTTCTTCCGCCTttcctccaccttcctcctGTCCCCTTCTATCTTCTCCAGCTCCCACTGCTGGACCAGCAGAGCCTCTTGCTCCTTCTTAAGACGAGTGGCCtgagagaataaaaagagatGAGAAATGCTTAAATCTGCAAGATCATTCCTCAAAGTAGAAAAACTTTATCCAAGATCTTTGTACCTCTTCTTCCCTCAGCTTCAGTTCTTCCATCTGTTTGCGAAGTTCTTCTGCCCTCTGGCGCTCCTCTGCTTTTCTCGTCTCCTCCGCCTGCCTCATCCTCTCCAGAGCCTCTTTTCGAGTTCTTTCATACTCATTTTCGAAGcgcctcttctcctcctgctctgccaCTTCGTGCTGCATGTTTGAAGAGATGGGTCACTTACAGTAGGTGTCTAAACTTTCTAAATAATGTACCACGTCGAGTAGATTTCAGACTTGATACTGTGCTCACAGATGACATGAGcactgttaaataaaaaatggatttgttacatttaaaaaaaagtcaaataaaaggATAATGGCAAAAATTTTGATAATCTATGTATCTTCACAGGCTTGAAGGAGGTAATACTTCACAGTGCTGGGGAGTAACTTCTCCACTGTATGGTTTGATTAAATTTGAGAATCATACGCTAACTCctacaggtaaaaaaaaaaaatgtgatagcCGTGATGAATTTCCTACCTGTTTCTTCTCAGATATCTGCTCCTGCCACTGGCTGACAACATGATCTTTATGTAATGCCGACTCGACCTGTAGACAGATTAAAAGGGTGAGttgtgacacagacagagacagagataccGATGGAACTGAGCCCTAGCGGAAGGGATACCAGAACATTTTATTCTCTTATGTCAACACTGGACTCAGGTTAACAGAAAGTCATGGAATATCTGCATCACAAGCCCTATTTGTTTCCAGATCAGATGGACGTCTTGACAAAAAGactctgttttctttacttGCTGGGCTCTTCAGACATACGGGATGGTCACCAGATTCCTTAGGCCATTTATCGCTTCATCAACAGTCAGACTTTGAAGTAAGAGGTTTGCCAACTTGTCTAACTTTTGCATTAATAGTTTAAACTTGGCTACCTCTCGCAAATCTGggttgtttttcttccagtgCTCTCTCAACAGCTCTTGTGCAAGCTAGggataaaaaaacagaaataacaggGATTATAAACTGCACTCTGTACTGAAAAGGAAATATGCAACTAATTCAATGCCACtaccttttttcttctttcctctcttgctGTACGAAGCTCTTCAGTTTTTTGTACCAGTTGACTTGCCAGCGTGCTCCTGTCTGGGACCACTTCCCTGAGCTCCGCCTCCAGCCGGTCTTGCTCCTCTTGAAGCATGGCTCGGAGCCGATTCCTGCGCTGCTCCAGGCTGgccttcttttcctccttcagtcTCTGTTTATGGTACGCTGACATActgacaaaacaatgaaaaaaacaacaacaacaacaaaatacttAGGCTGCCTTTTTCTGCTATCTTTGTCTTTGAGTTGCATCTACTGATGAAACTGACAGGCTGTGAACACACTGGAGACAAAGTACTACAAGACTATGCCTTCACAGTGTCTTTatattattcacacacacacacacattttaccattGCACATTAATAGAGCATAGATTTAAGGGAAGACACTGATATTCTGTATGGCTACAGAGTAATTAACAAGCAACTACATGCTTTAAAAGAGGCAGTGACTTGTGCATTATTACTTTCAGTATATAATTAGTGTTTAAGATATTTTTTGTATTCGTCAGTGCACAGTAAATTTTGTTTACACACATGAGTAAGGAAGAGAGTGACTATATTGGGCAGCAATATTTATAGACATAATAGGCAGAGAAACCACACCTTAAACAAAATGAACTGTACATCTAAAATTATACTACTTTTAGTTGATTACATGTATTTAGTGTGTCTCACCACATGTACGGTGTAAGTATTTATTCATGGTAAATACCTGAAGATCACTCTTCTGGTGATTTGTTTCACATGAGGGAAAATTCTAACTAATTTCTTTCCTCTTAAATTGAAAAAATCATTGCCTCTTTTAAAATTGCTTTGTTACCTTCATAATACAAAGACCTTGTGTATGTATAGGATGATTACTTACAGATTCATCTAAGGAGGGGCAGTGAAAGAGAAACTGTAAAAATAGTGTAGATGGCCCCTACCAATTATATTAATTACAAACATGAAGACTgaagacaacagaaaacatcaccAAAAACAATATAAAGCAATAACTGTCACTTAATTATTTAAATTCGATTGcatcagtggtggaggaagtattcagatacctttacttaggtaaaagtaataataatttagtGTAACCtttcataatgttttgttttgtaaaaccAAAAGTCAAACTTattaaaatcaatcaaaacttattgaagcagcaaatcctcatatttcAGGAGCAGGAACCAtgaaatgtttggtatttttgcatgAAATATTAGTTAAATGATTATCAAAACAGCTGTCAAATTGAGAAATTATGTGACAAGTTACCTCTGCTGGTAGGAGTGACGGGAGCTCCACGCCGCCTGTCTCTGGCTGTAGACGTTTTGCTCTCTGAAGTACCGAGCATGCAGCTCCCACTGCTGCCGCCACCGGGCCTCCTGTTCCCGCTGCCGGGCCAGCTGTCCAGCCAGCACCCGGGACCGGCTGGGTACATGGGCCGAGAGGGTCGGCAGAGCCATAAACCTGGATCATAAAAAACATACAGCATCGGCAGAAATAACTAGGACCTAATCCTGACTAACGTTGCTTGTTTTAGAATTGATTAGTTACCTGGCCAACTTAACACTGCCTTAGCCAAACACCAGCTAATTGTGTGTTAAGTCGACGCTAAAGACCATTCACATTCTGGATACACTCTGTGTTCATTTACACGAACGCAGCTGCCTATACCCTGCTACTAATGTTACATGTGTTGATGTGTATGTAACGTTTTATACTCGATAGCAAATCAAAACCATATGAACAAAGCGTTGATATACCTCTGATTACCCAGCAACACTCACTTAGTTAAAAAACCTCCACAGCTCGATAAATAATAAGTACTCACCCTTTCGATAGTGAAGAAAGCTATCTTCTCTCGATATTTGTGGTATTCAGTGGATGTTTTGCATTTCCACAGAGAAAACTCGCCTTTACTTAACCCATAGATGTAACCCTCCAATTTCCCTTAGTTACAGATACACTTCCTGGTTACTCCGACGCTACGGAACGAAGCAAAGGTCAAAGATACTCGTAGACGAAAACGCGAAAACGaatttctcattctctctgttttctttgtttttatgagCTTCATAAGTCCAAAGTTATTCTTTTAGTATAAATGTATTGCTGGTTAGTTTATATAGCCTGTATTTCCAATAAACGTCACGAAAGAGGTGTAGCTGTTATAAGTATACTATAACTATTGATTGAATGTCTATGTACCATTATTAACTTTCGATGCGACTTTTTGAGTTTATAAGACGTAACGAATGGCTTTAACAATAgttaaatgtatataaaaatgtactaatgctatatataattataaacaaacaacaggaacaacTTTGGGTTGCCAGATTGTGCAGCTCTTTTTCAGAGGATACGCCTGTTGGAGGGGtctctaagctaagctaaaaaagtcaaacaaacaacCTGGCACCTTAAGTTGTTCTAATCAATGACTTAAAACTGATCTTTAAAGCGTTAATAATATTAACCATATATAAtattagaatagaatagaataatatTAAGAATTAATAAATTACATCTTATAAACTCTAAATGGTGCCTAATCAGAAAGTGTTCGctactcttttctctctctgtttgtgagCTGTTGTTTTAGAATTATACATGATAGCCTAATAGTAATACATTATATGGTTCCAGACTTTTGAATCACATTTATTCAGGTATTCAAATAAAACGAATTTaacaattatatatatatatatatgaccttgtgtgtgtaaataaataaatccaattACTGAAGTGTATCTGGCTGACAATTTACTGTTCTAGTTAGACTGTACAAGAGATGTTCCACAAAACTCCGTTAGTTGGCAGTAAAGCTGCATATGTGATTAAACGCAGAGGAACACTAGTGTCAGCTGATTGGAGCACATCAGGTGCTGTTCTTGTGTTTCTTCTAGACTTCTGTCTAAGCGCCGTTTATCCGCACGTTTACCCGACAGGTAGCGATGACCCGGATCTATCAGTAACAAGTCGATCACATGAGCCGACGGCTGGATATTCCACCATCACCTGGGTTCAGTGTAggtgacttgtgtgtgtgtgtgtgtgtgtgtgtgtgtgtgtgtgtgtgtgtgtttgagagagagagagagagagagagagagagagagagagagagagaggagagagagagagagagagaggttttgtgtgtgttgtgtgtgtgtgtgtgtgggccatATCTCACCCTGGGagaaccaacacacacacacacacacacacacacacatacaccgtTTCTCCTGGTGTCATTGTAAATCTGCAGTGGAGAGTTGACAGCCTGTTGCTATCATTTCAGTGGTAAGAGTGTGTCCGGACTAAAGAGATGGCTCTGCTAATGGAGCACCAGTTCAGACAGCTGCCAGCTGACAGACAGGTGGAAACAAGACCGTTTTTGGAGGCTGTGTCATACCTTCCACCATTCTTTGGTAAGTGAAGTTTCCACAGTGTGACACAGTAGAGACCATGTAGTGACAGTCCTGGATATGCAGTTATGTGGAAATAAATGTGAGAAAGCTATTCTCAGATGTCACTGCCTGCAGAGAAATCGTGCTCCTCTATACACAAATTTATTTCTACTCGGCTTATTATGATTGAGTTGTCAGAGACTTATAGTCACAGTACAGGCCAGATTGATGGCACTGACCAAGTCATAATTAGTTTTAAGCATGTAGATTTATAGAGCTGTATAATTAAAGTGCTACTGACTGTTAAATTGGCTGAATAGGCAcaaaaaatgtgagattttattttaaaagctcgatgcaatgaaacatttttctaccattgtacattttttatgtgGGATTTGTTCAACTTTgattaataaacataaaacttGTTGTGAGGGAAATCTGTCACAACACTTTAAACGATCTTCCTCTTTCCAAGagataatcttttttttttttttttttggatcgTATTTCTCCCCATCAAGCTGTCCACAATCCTTTAGCATGCATAATTTAATCCACTGGCCTGGATTTTAAGTTGTGAAAATTGATTAGTACGGTGTTGAGTTCCCCTTGCCCATTCACTGGTGGCATGGTGCACCAGGGCATCTTTGTGTGACTTCATTCTGTATTAATATGCCAAAGGTCCTCTATTGAATTTGCCACGTGAAACCCTTGAGAGGAACCAAGTCTGATGTCGATATTAAGCTCTTTCCTCCTTGCCACCATTGTTTTTCCTGACCTAGAAATTTCTTGGCCAACTTTCCCTCAAGCCATTAAAGTCCTGCACACTCATAGTACAGTCACACatgtattttaaatgattttgccTTTTACCTTCTTCTTGGTTGTGTGGATGATACTTGATTGACAACTTCCTCActattctgtgttttgttgtgccTATCATAGCAGttcaacatatatttttatgattGTTTTAAGTCTATGAGGTTCAGGGACATCAGCAAACTCCCACTGTGGTTCTCTCCAAATTCAACCTGAGAAGAGGGCTAATTACCCAGAATAATTAAcaactgtgtgggtgtgcagagCTGTTCATGAGCCAAGAGCTGAACAAATGATGCTGtttgttaaaacaaaattattcaAGGGCTCATTTTTGTTCTCTGCAGCTTCCAGAAGCACTGAATCCATAGTGAAAAATCCTTATTTTGTGAATTGAGTGGAAAATACAGAAAGAACCACAGACCATGAGGATGTCTCTCCGAAACAAGATATGTTGCCATCAGTGTTGTGGCAATCCATCACATCAGCACAACAGAGTGGACTTTGTCATGAGTAGTTTCCACTATCAGCTCAGGAGCTGAAAGCTGTCTGTTGTGTCAGTGGGTCAACCAGGAGCCGTGTGTGGTCAGGACTCGAGATGTCTCATTGTTCACAGTCCTGTCACCAAATACTCAGATCCTCTGGCAGCCTAATTAAAAGACACCTAATGATAATACTGTGATGATGTATTTGGCCTGATAAGGCCTAATAAGGTACATTGGCTTTACCCTCTAGCGCCACTGTAGGCTGCAAGAGTCTGTATCTGATTGGTCTAGCACTTTGCTGCAGCCACACCATAAATATGTTGAACAGAATTAAAAGACACCAACTTAGTAACTGCACCTCTTCACATTTTGGACATCACTTTATAAATATGTCCCTTTAATGTAGCCTGTATGTAAGGTATTTTGGATTTGTTGATGCACTGgaattttgattaaaatttttTTTGAAAACTGACCCACCAAAGAATAATGAAGGAAAGCTATTACAACcgaaaatgtgacatttttcagtagTGCATCAAAATATGTGTGAGTCAATTACAAGTTTAGATATTTGGCATTTGTCTTGGTCACAACCTAGTAACAGAAATCCAAAACTTTCTCATGATTTCCAACAAAAGCCATGTATAGATATAGACCTATACTTAAGTCGAGCTTCGACAGTCACTTCTGAATTACAGATGGGGGacacataaaagaaaaagaaaccaaagtgtATTAGTAGTAATGTGATGTTTCACCACGAGCATTGAACCATCTACAGTGTTCCTTGTCATTAATTCTTCAAATGTTTTGAACTACCTAGAACCTTGTCATTTACCACTGACACTACTCAGTGACCATTAGAACCTCTATAAGACCCCTAACAACTCTTAGAGGATCTCTAGAACCCCACCACGAACCACTACAACCTCCATAACCTCCCTAAAGAACCATTAGACCCTTCTTAAACCTTAAACCTTCTAAAGCTGCTTAAAACCCCTTCGTAGAACCTCTTCAGTGACtacttaaatcttaaaaaacCCTAGAACAACCTAAAGGACCTCAAGAACCTTCCCATCAACCACCAAAACATCCTAAACGATCCTGTGTACCTCCTCAGTAATCACTACAACCTTGTAAAGGACCCCAAGAACCTTCTCTAGATTCTGTAAATTATGTACTG is from Lates calcarifer isolate ASB-BC8 linkage group LG13, TLL_Latcal_v3, whole genome shotgun sequence and encodes:
- the tchp gene encoding trichoplein keratin filament-binding protein; the protein is MALPTLSAHVPSRSRVLAGQLARQREQEARWRQQWELHARYFREQNVYSQRQAAWSSRHSYQQSMSAYHKQRLKEEKKASLEQRRNRLRAMLQEEQDRLEAELREVVPDRSTLASQLVQKTEELRTAREERRKKLAQELLREHWKKNNPDLREVESALHKDHVVSQWQEQISEKKQHEVAEQEEKRRFENEYERTRKEALERMRQAEETRKAEERQRAEELRKQMEELKLREEEATRLKKEQEALLVQQWELEKIEGDRRKVEERRKKSEMGHFLIRQYRAQLKRRAQQVQEELEADHKILAALLEGEQEDRRLETARRERAIADAAWMKRVIEEQLQLEREREAEFDILHREEAQQVWEKREAQWEKERKARERLMHEVLAGRQQQLELKMQKNREAQEESLKRREELIQELELEKEMRRREKEQEEGRRTARIQELNAQVEQQHQEHWEEQRRIEQEEEEEREALQIQEEDLRLEMQRMTKKGYQEKIHSRPRSAWT